Proteins from a single region of Pseudopedobacter saltans DSM 12145:
- a CDS encoding helix-turn-helix domain-containing protein — MKLLGKKIRLLRHQRGWSQEDVSKQLDISIPAFSKIETGITDVNLSRLEQISALFDMSVVELLTYNDPEQEVKYASDLEIATKKLQERDAEVIDLQKKVIELYEEIRGMKSYV; from the coding sequence ATGAAATTGTTAGGTAAGAAAATTAGGCTTTTAAGGCATCAAAGAGGGTGGAGCCAGGAAGATGTGTCTAAACAATTAGATATTTCTATTCCCGCTTTCTCTAAAATTGAGACAGGAATCACTGATGTTAATTTATCTAGATTAGAACAAATATCAGCCCTGTTTGATATGTCTGTTGTAGAGCTTTTGACTTATAATGATCCTGAGCAAGAGGTGAAGTATGCTTCTGATTTGGAAATTGCTACCAAAAAACTTCAAGAAAGGGATGCGGAAGTAATTGACCTTCAGAAAAAAGTAATTGAGCTTTATGAAGAAATTAGAGGAATGAAATCTTATGTGTAA
- a CDS encoding UDP-N-acetylmuramate--L-alanine ligase — MRVHFIAVGGAAMHNLAIALHLKGYQVTGSDDAIYEPSKSRLQKHGLLPEVFGWYPEKINKGIDAIILGMHAKADNPELIKAQELDLPVYSYPEYIYEQSRDKTRVVVGGSHGKTTITSMVLHVLKQISFDFDYLVGAQIEGFDNMVKLSDAPCIIIEGDEYLASPIDRRPKFHLYKANIGVISGIAWDHVNVFPTFENYKEQFSGFIDTIQEKGTLIYCEEDEVLSDLIKKHKIHNKIKFLPYKALDSEVKEGNTYLKLDENRELEIGVFGKHNLMNLNAAKLICNELGISDEQFFNAIVSFKGASKRLEKMAESDDTIVFRDFAHSPSKLKATVGAVKNQFSNRDLVALIELHTFSSVNKDFISEYKDSMKAADVKIVFVDETNLIQKKVDPISESQIKEAFNDRDIIFFNNSSSLERYLLELNILNEYNVLLMSSGNFGGIDLVTLSKKILKNRKKY; from the coding sequence ATGAGAGTTCATTTTATAGCTGTCGGCGGAGCTGCGATGCATAATTTAGCCATTGCATTGCATTTGAAAGGTTATCAGGTAACCGGATCTGATGATGCGATATACGAGCCTTCTAAAAGCAGGTTACAGAAGCATGGTTTATTGCCGGAAGTTTTTGGCTGGTATCCGGAAAAAATAAATAAGGGTATCGATGCGATTATTTTAGGTATGCATGCTAAAGCCGATAATCCAGAATTGATTAAAGCACAAGAGTTGGATTTGCCAGTGTACTCTTATCCGGAATATATTTATGAGCAATCTAGAGATAAGACAAGAGTCGTTGTTGGCGGTAGTCATGGAAAGACTACAATTACTTCTATGGTGTTGCATGTTTTAAAACAGATTTCTTTTGATTTTGATTATCTGGTTGGTGCGCAAATAGAAGGTTTCGATAATATGGTTAAGCTTTCAGATGCTCCATGTATTATAATTGAAGGAGATGAATATCTGGCTTCACCAATTGACAGAAGGCCTAAGTTTCATCTTTACAAAGCAAATATAGGTGTGATCAGCGGCATCGCCTGGGATCATGTGAATGTTTTTCCAACGTTCGAGAATTATAAAGAACAATTTTCTGGATTTATAGATACGATTCAGGAAAAAGGAACGTTAATCTACTGTGAAGAAGATGAGGTGCTGTCCGATTTAATAAAAAAACATAAAATTCATAACAAAATAAAATTTTTGCCGTATAAAGCGTTAGATTCAGAAGTTAAAGAAGGAAACACCTATTTAAAGTTAGATGAAAATCGGGAATTGGAGATTGGTGTTTTTGGAAAACACAATTTAATGAATCTTAATGCAGCTAAGCTGATTTGTAATGAGTTAGGGATTAGTGATGAGCAGTTCTTTAATGCTATAGTTTCTTTTAAAGGAGCCAGCAAAAGGCTAGAGAAGATGGCAGAAAGCGACGACACAATTGTATTTAGAGATTTTGCGCATTCTCCTTCGAAGTTAAAGGCTACAGTAGGGGCGGTAAAAAATCAATTTTCTAACAGAGATTTAGTCGCGCTTATAGAATTACATACGTTTAGTAGTGTAAATAAAGATTTCATTTCTGAATATAAGGACAGTATGAAAGCGGCAGATGTGAAGATTGTCTTTGTAGATGAAACTAATTTGATACAAAAGAAAGTCGATCCTATATCTGAGAGCCAGATAAAGGAAGCTTTTAATGATAGGGATATAATTTTCTTTAATAATTCTTCAAGCTTGGAGCGATATTTGTTAGAGTTAAATATATTGAATGAATATAATGTATTATTAATGAGTTCAGGAAATTTCGGAGGTATTGATTTGGTTACATTATCAAAAAAAATATTGAAAAACAGAAAAAAATATTAA
- the prmA gene encoding 50S ribosomal protein L11 methyltransferase encodes MNYYELKFELKDAEEFHQDLLIGELAEIGFDTFEESEKGFNAFVAETAYNAKLIADTLATYKDMFTFSYESVFIPQKNWNEVWESNFEPLEIKDQVYVRATFHEPKQAFPYEIVIDPKMAFGTGHHQTTTLMMEWLLETEVEGKNVLDMGCGTAILGILASKQGAKAVDAIDYDDVCYLSAKENAELNDINNVSVFCGSKEAIPNTAYDIILANINRNILLDQIERYAEVLKSDGLLFLSGFYESDIEILVDEAKKYKLQYVSHKKLNDWVAVKLRK; translated from the coding sequence ATGAATTATTACGAACTGAAATTTGAACTTAAAGATGCAGAGGAGTTTCATCAGGATTTGTTGATTGGTGAACTGGCTGAAATTGGTTTTGATACTTTTGAAGAGAGTGAAAAAGGTTTTAACGCTTTTGTGGCGGAAACCGCATATAATGCTAAGCTGATAGCGGACACTTTAGCTACTTATAAAGATATGTTTACCTTTTCGTACGAGAGTGTATTTATTCCTCAGAAAAACTGGAACGAGGTATGGGAAAGTAATTTTGAGCCGCTGGAGATTAAAGATCAGGTGTATGTAAGAGCAACTTTTCATGAACCTAAGCAAGCATTCCCTTATGAGATAGTTATAGACCCCAAAATGGCTTTTGGTACAGGACATCATCAAACAACAACATTGATGATGGAATGGCTTTTAGAAACAGAAGTAGAAGGAAAGAATGTTTTGGATATGGGATGTGGAACTGCTATTCTGGGAATATTGGCTTCTAAGCAGGGAGCCAAAGCGGTGGATGCTATTGATTATGACGATGTTTGTTATTTAAGTGCAAAAGAAAACGCTGAACTTAACGATATAAATAATGTAAGTGTTTTTTGTGGTTCTAAGGAAGCTATTCCGAACACGGCGTACGATATTATCCTGGCAAATATCAATAGGAATATCCTTTTAGACCAAATAGAAAGATATGCAGAAGTTTTAAAGTCTGACGGACTGCTGTTTTTAAGTGGTTTTTATGAGTCGGATATTGAGATTTTAGTGGATGAAGCGAAGAAGTATAAATTGCAATATGTTTCGCATAAGAAATTAAATGATTGGGTAGCTGTTAAATTAAGGAAATAA
- the tpiA gene encoding triose-phosphate isomerase translates to MRKKIVAGNWKMNKDYSEGLSLFSEVLNMVKDEVRGEQQVVVCAPYIHLHSLSALAKGTNNVFVGAQNAHQEASGAYTGEISTGMLKSVGVEYVILGHSERRQYFGENNELLAKKTNTALANDLKPIFCIGETLAERESNQHFDVIKTQLAEATFHLSAEDFSKLVIAYEPVWAIGTGVTASSAQAQEIHAFIRSEVAAKYGAEVAENTTILYGGSCNPGNAAELFAQKDIDGGLIGGASLKSRDFVDIVKTFNN, encoded by the coding sequence ATGAGAAAGAAAATTGTAGCTGGAAACTGGAAAATGAATAAAGATTATTCAGAAGGTCTTAGTTTGTTTTCGGAAGTGTTAAATATGGTGAAAGATGAAGTAAGGGGAGAGCAACAGGTAGTTGTTTGTGCTCCGTACATTCATCTGCATAGTTTATCAGCTTTAGCAAAGGGAACAAATAATGTTTTTGTAGGTGCGCAAAATGCACATCAGGAAGCATCAGGTGCTTATACCGGAGAAATATCAACAGGTATGTTGAAGTCTGTTGGAGTAGAATATGTGATATTAGGACACTCGGAAAGACGTCAGTATTTTGGCGAGAATAATGAACTGTTAGCCAAAAAAACAAATACAGCATTGGCAAATGATTTAAAGCCGATTTTTTGTATTGGGGAAACGTTAGCTGAAAGAGAGAGTAATCAGCATTTTGATGTTATTAAAACGCAATTGGCAGAGGCCACTTTCCACTTGTCTGCAGAGGATTTTTCTAAACTCGTTATCGCTTATGAGCCGGTTTGGGCAATTGGAACGGGTGTAACCGCAAGTTCTGCACAAGCGCAAGAAATTCATGCATTCATCAGAAGCGAAGTGGCTGCTAAATATGGTGCCGAAGTTGCTGAAAACACAACTATATTATACGGAGGAAGCTGTAATCCGGGGAATGCGGCTGAATTGTTTGCTCAAAAAGATATAGATGGCGGATTGATAGGGGGGGCATCTTTAAAATCGAGAGATTTTGTTGATATTGTTAAGACGTTCAACAACTAA
- a CDS encoding putative sugar nucleotidyl transferase encodes MKVILFDDSTRNTLFPLTLTRPIADIRIGILKIYEKWAKYLSAEVSFKTELYLQSKFTFSVSDQNIFINGSVLPDRQILDAISKLNNGDILSKDGVLLAARIDGEEARDFSCTVSSDCRNVIYLGEVNQLKYPEQVFSKNAQQIALDFELITKGRQSAVLSGTNTVIGDDIFVEEGVEAECSSFNTKNGPVYLGKDSQVWEGSHIRGSFALCEDSQVKMGAKIYGGTTVGPKSRVGGEINNAVIFGYSAKGHEGYLGNSVVGEWCNFGADSNNSNMKNTYAEVKIWDYTTERFRKTGLQFCGLIMGDHSKCGINTMFNTGTVVGVSANIFGSGFPRVFIPDFAWGGAQGFENYTLNKAVETAKLAYERKGREFDDKEQEIFAYLYNLTEKSRRF; translated from the coding sequence ATGAAAGTTATTCTTTTCGACGATTCTACCAGGAATACTCTATTCCCTTTAACTTTAACCAGACCAATTGCCGATATCAGAATCGGAATATTAAAAATCTATGAAAAATGGGCTAAGTATCTAAGTGCCGAAGTCTCGTTTAAGACGGAACTCTATCTGCAGTCGAAATTTACTTTTTCTGTATCTGATCAAAATATTTTTATTAACGGTTCTGTTTTACCCGATCGACAAATTCTGGACGCTATCAGTAAACTTAATAATGGTGATATTTTAAGTAAAGATGGAGTGTTGCTTGCGGCAAGAATAGACGGAGAAGAGGCCAGGGATTTTTCGTGTACAGTGTCTTCAGACTGCAGGAATGTAATATATCTTGGAGAGGTTAATCAATTGAAATATCCCGAACAGGTGTTTTCTAAAAATGCGCAGCAAATCGCTTTAGATTTTGAGTTAATCACCAAAGGCCGTCAATCGGCAGTGCTAAGCGGAACGAATACTGTAATTGGAGATGATATTTTTGTAGAAGAAGGAGTGGAGGCAGAATGCTCGAGTTTTAATACTAAAAATGGGCCTGTTTATTTAGGAAAAGATTCACAGGTGTGGGAAGGTAGCCATATTAGGGGAAGTTTTGCATTGTGCGAGGATTCTCAAGTGAAAATGGGTGCTAAGATTTACGGTGGAACTACTGTAGGTCCTAAAAGTAGAGTCGGTGGTGAAATTAATAACGCCGTGATATTTGGGTATTCGGCAAAAGGACATGAAGGATATTTAGGGAATTCGGTTGTAGGCGAATGGTGTAATTTTGGCGCGGACTCCAATAATTCCAATATGAAGAATACTTATGCGGAGGTTAAAATATGGGACTACACAACGGAAAGATTTAGAAAAACGGGTTTACAGTTTTGCGGATTGATTATGGGAGACCATTCTAAATGTGGTATTAACACTATGTTTAATACCGGAACTGTTGTTGGTGTTAGCGCGAATATATTTGGTTCGGGTTTTCCTAGGGTATTTATTCCTGATTTTGCCTGGGGTGGTGCACAGGGATTTGAAAATTATACATTAAACAAAGCTGTAGAGACGGCTAAACTGGCTTATGAGAGAAAAGGAAGAGAGTTTGATGATAAAGAACAGGAAATATTCGCTTATTTATATAATTTAACAGAAAAATCAAGAAGGTTTTAA
- a CDS encoding type B 50S ribosomal protein L31, translating into MKKDLHPSNYRLVVFKDLSNDYAFLTKSCIDTKETIKWEDGNEYPLVKLEISHTSHPFYTGKMKLVDTAGRIDKFRNRYAKK; encoded by the coding sequence ATGAAAAAAGATTTGCATCCATCAAACTACAGATTAGTGGTTTTTAAAGATTTGTCTAACGACTATGCTTTCCTAACAAAATCTTGTATTGATACTAAAGAGACTATTAAATGGGAAGACGGAAACGAATATCCTTTGGTGAAATTGGAGATTTCCCATACTTCTCATCCATTCTATACTGGTAAAATGAAATTGGTTGATACTGCAGGACGTATTGACAAATTCAGAAATCGTTACGCAAAAAAATAA
- a CDS encoding IscS subfamily cysteine desulfurase, giving the protein MITIFLIFVERKKLMTMLKTPIYLDNNATTPMDPRVLEAMLPYFVDKFGNAASRNHAFGWAAEEAVDYAREQVAKLIGATEKEIIFTSGATESDNLALKGVFEMYKDKGNHIITLNTEHKAVLDACKHIEKIGGKVTYLEVESDGLLDLAKLEAAITPETILVSVMYGNNEIGVVQPIKEISAIAHKHGALFFTDATQAVGKISVDVNRDGIDLLALSGHKIYGPKGVGALYVRRKGPRVKVTSQMDGGGHERGMRSGTLNVPGIVGLGKACELCRLEMDSEAARLSALRDKLENSLLELEESYVNGNKEHRLPHTTNISFKYVEGEGLMMAMKDMAVSSGSACTSASLEPSYVLKNLGLSDDLAHSSIRYGLGRFTTEEEVDFAIENTKKAVNHLRELSPLWEMFKEGIDLDSIEWAEH; this is encoded by the coding sequence ATGATTACAATTTTTCTTATCTTTGTTGAGAGAAAAAAGTTAATGACGATGTTAAAAACCCCGATATACTTAGACAATAACGCAACAACTCCAATGGACCCCAGGGTTTTGGAGGCTATGCTACCTTATTTCGTAGATAAATTTGGTAATGCTGCCAGCAGAAATCATGCATTCGGATGGGCTGCAGAGGAAGCGGTAGATTATGCCAGAGAACAGGTGGCTAAATTAATTGGAGCTACTGAAAAAGAAATTATCTTTACTTCCGGAGCTACGGAATCTGACAACTTAGCTTTAAAAGGTGTTTTCGAAATGTATAAAGATAAGGGAAACCATATCATTACTCTAAACACTGAGCATAAAGCGGTTTTGGATGCATGTAAACACATTGAAAAAATTGGCGGAAAAGTTACTTATCTTGAAGTTGAAAGCGATGGACTTTTAGATTTGGCTAAGCTGGAAGCCGCTATTACTCCAGAAACAATTCTAGTTTCAGTAATGTACGGAAATAACGAGATTGGTGTGGTTCAACCTATCAAAGAAATCTCGGCAATTGCACATAAACATGGTGCTCTTTTCTTCACAGATGCAACACAGGCTGTTGGTAAAATATCTGTAGATGTAAACAGAGATGGTATTGATTTACTGGCTTTATCCGGTCATAAAATTTACGGACCTAAAGGTGTGGGCGCGTTATATGTGAGAAGAAAAGGGCCACGGGTAAAGGTTACTTCCCAAATGGATGGCGGCGGTCATGAAAGAGGTATGCGTTCTGGTACTTTGAATGTTCCGGGTATTGTTGGCTTAGGAAAGGCTTGTGAGCTATGCCGTTTGGAAATGGATAGTGAAGCTGCCAGACTTTCTGCCTTACGTGATAAATTAGAAAACAGCTTACTTGAGCTTGAAGAATCATATGTTAATGGTAACAAAGAACACAGATTACCACATACAACCAACATCTCTTTTAAATATGTAGAAGGTGAAGGTTTAATGATGGCAATGAAAGATATGGCTGTATCTTCTGGTTCTGCTTGTACTTCCGCGTCGTTAGAACCGTCTTACGTTTTGAAAAACCTAGGTCTTTCTGACGATTTGGCACACTCTTCTATACGTTACGGATTGGGAAGATTTACAACTGAAGAAGAAGTTGATTTCGCTATCGAAAACACTAAAAAAGCGGTGAATCATCTCAGAGAATTGTCACCTTTGTGGGAAATGTTTAAAGAGGGCATAGATCTTGATTCTATCGAGTGGGCAGAACACTAA
- the iscU gene encoding Fe-S cluster assembly scaffold IscU, translated as MAYSDKVIDHYSNPRNVGTLDKSKQNVGTGLVGAPECGDVMRLQIEVDENNVITDAKFKTFGCGSAIASSSLATEWLKGKTIDEAVTIDNMDIVEELALPPVKIHCSVLAEDAIKSAINDYRVKNGLPALEIEKSHH; from the coding sequence ATGGCTTATTCGGATAAAGTAATAGATCACTACAGCAACCCAAGAAATGTGGGTACTTTGGATAAAAGTAAACAAAATGTAGGAACAGGATTAGTTGGTGCACCTGAGTGTGGCGACGTAATGCGCCTTCAAATTGAAGTTGATGAGAACAACGTTATCACTGATGCTAAATTCAAAACCTTTGGTTGCGGTTCAGCTATCGCCTCTTCTTCTTTAGCAACAGAATGGTTAAAAGGAAAAACTATTGACGAAGCAGTTACTATCGACAACATGGATATTGTAGAGGAATTAGCTTTACCTCCGGTAAAAATCCACTGCTCGGTATTAGCAGAAGATGCGATCAAATCAGCAATTAACGATTATCGCGTTAAAAATGGTTTACCAGCATTGGAAATCGAAAAATCTCATCATTAA
- a CDS encoding HesB/IscA family protein: MVTITDKAKQKVQELMEGAGLDNSYFLRVSVKGGGCSGLSYNMDFDNEAHSGDQNFEDNGLKIVLDMKSFLYLAGTELDYSDGLNGKGFNFVNPNASRTCGCGESFSV; encoded by the coding sequence ATGGTAACAATTACAGATAAAGCAAAACAGAAGGTTCAGGAATTAATGGAGGGCGCAGGCCTTGATAATTCGTATTTCTTGAGAGTGTCTGTAAAAGGTGGTGGTTGTTCTGGTCTTTCTTATAATATGGACTTCGATAATGAAGCACATAGTGGAGATCAGAATTTTGAAGATAACGGATTGAAAATTGTTTTAGACATGAAATCTTTTCTTTATCTGGCCGGAACCGAGCTTGATTACTCGGATGGATTAAATGGAAAAGGCTTTAATTTCGTCAATCCCAATGCCAGCAGAACTTGTGGGTGTGGAGAGAGTTTCTCTGTTTAA
- the tamL gene encoding translocation and assembly module lipoprotein TamL, translating into MKAYTNYSLYILLLLILVMGACRSTNRLKENESLITKLEINGIENTFSDQAYSYVSLDIRPNAPLNLWIYNTFNPNGRKTLGEAPRILDSSLVEVSRLQLEKFLKTKGFLNAKVNSDIKIHKKRAKVIFNAQQNEKFDFRNITFDIKDSSIKDLYLSKRKIFTHIREGKRFDEDSIAYERDQIYLLMKKNGYYEFVRPYVRAKIDTNLNSHQADVEIQILNPGDSTHQKYYLDNTYLRIQPTNANLANVKPDTLRVDSQYKFFDYSKFFKPEKLTNYIFLSHGNEYNISDVELTTQRLFDLNVFKSITVDFTKKKDQLNTLVGLVDMIPLKKKSNRIDGEYTFNSSITGVNAGFTYQNKNTFGGAEVFEVKFRGGFQFDKNLSGNLNDRLLSSDYQIGASLNFPRLITPFNIPSNSKNAVPRTRIAVNYQIYNLRESYLRRVLGTTLTYDWAETKYKSHSITPVSIQYVQGRISRDLQEYLESQGNSFFLATLRSQLVASSSYTYTYNLSRLTSLSNFTFFNGTLEVGGNTAALVSNVIAKNRNDLGNTILGVPYYQFVRLEGDMRFYKGFGGERQLVTRINPGVGYYYGNMPSLPFDKQFFAGGSSGIRAWQARTLGPGNYNRSSLESDSVRLRLRNLDQLGDIKFEGNVEYRFKILNDFFGSKVKGATFVDFGNIWRLKDNPDFPGSQFQFKRLWSQMAIGTGFGLRFDVSFFVFRLDAGLKLKDPQFSGSDQWIGKYYFDRQAKRAFKNRYAITNNPDRYSTTQIQFGIGMPF; encoded by the coding sequence TTGAAAGCATACACTAATTATTCTTTATACATATTACTGCTTTTAATACTGGTTATGGGCGCCTGTCGCTCTACTAACAGATTAAAAGAGAATGAGTCTTTAATCACAAAGTTAGAAATAAATGGTATTGAAAATACTTTTTCAGATCAGGCTTATTCTTATGTGTCTTTAGACATTCGACCTAACGCTCCTCTAAACCTGTGGATTTATAATACATTTAATCCAAACGGACGAAAGACTTTAGGGGAAGCTCCAAGGATTTTGGACAGTTCACTGGTTGAGGTATCAAGGCTTCAGCTTGAGAAATTTTTGAAAACAAAAGGTTTTCTGAATGCTAAAGTAAATAGTGATATCAAAATACATAAAAAAAGAGCTAAAGTTATATTTAATGCTCAGCAGAATGAGAAATTCGATTTCAGGAATATAACTTTTGATATTAAGGATTCATCTATTAAAGATTTATACCTGAGTAAAAGAAAAATCTTTACCCATATCAGAGAAGGCAAGAGATTTGATGAGGACAGTATCGCTTATGAAAGGGATCAGATTTACTTGTTGATGAAGAAAAATGGTTATTATGAGTTTGTAAGGCCATATGTAAGAGCTAAGATTGACACGAATCTAAACAGTCATCAGGCTGATGTCGAGATACAAATATTAAATCCTGGCGACAGCACTCATCAGAAATATTATTTAGATAATACTTATTTGCGTATTCAACCAACCAACGCGAATCTGGCAAATGTAAAACCTGATACTTTACGGGTAGACAGCCAGTATAAATTCTTCGACTATTCGAAGTTTTTTAAACCTGAAAAGCTGACTAACTATATTTTTCTAAGTCACGGGAACGAGTATAATATCTCTGATGTAGAATTGACAACACAGAGGTTATTTGATTTGAACGTTTTTAAAAGCATAACTGTAGATTTTACAAAGAAGAAGGACCAGCTGAATACACTGGTTGGTTTGGTAGATATGATTCCGCTGAAGAAGAAATCGAACAGGATAGACGGTGAATATACTTTTAATTCGAGTATAACGGGAGTTAATGCAGGTTTTACTTATCAAAATAAAAACACCTTTGGAGGTGCGGAGGTTTTTGAAGTAAAATTCAGAGGTGGATTTCAGTTCGATAAGAATCTAAGTGGTAATTTGAACGACCGTTTATTGAGCAGCGACTATCAGATTGGAGCCAGTCTGAATTTCCCGCGTTTAATAACGCCATTTAATATTCCGTCCAATTCCAAAAATGCTGTTCCAAGAACGAGGATAGCTGTAAACTATCAGATTTATAATTTAAGAGAAAGCTATTTACGCCGGGTACTAGGAACAACGCTGACTTATGATTGGGCCGAGACAAAATATAAATCGCATTCTATAACTCCGGTGAGCATTCAATATGTTCAGGGACGGATAAGCCGGGATTTACAAGAATACTTAGAATCGCAGGGAAATAGCTTTTTCTTAGCGACCCTGAGATCGCAGTTGGTTGCCAGTTCGTCTTATACTTATACCTATAACCTGTCAAGGCTTACTTCTTTAAGTAATTTTACATTTTTTAATGGAACATTAGAGGTGGGAGGGAATACAGCCGCTTTGGTTTCGAATGTTATCGCTAAGAATAGGAATGACTTAGGAAATACGATACTCGGTGTTCCTTATTATCAATTCGTTCGTCTGGAAGGCGATATGCGCTTCTATAAAGGTTTTGGCGGCGAGAGGCAATTGGTGACAAGAATAAACCCGGGAGTAGGTTATTATTACGGAAATATGCCTTCGTTGCCTTTCGATAAACAGTTTTTTGCCGGTGGGTCCAGTGGTATCAGAGCATGGCAGGCAAGAACGCTTGGACCTGGTAATTATAACCGGAGTTCTTTAGAATCGGATTCTGTAAGGTTGAGACTGAGAAATCTGGATCAGCTGGGAGATATCAAATTTGAAGGAAACGTAGAATATAGGTTTAAAATTCTGAATGACTTTTTTGGTTCTAAGGTAAAAGGTGCAACCTTTGTAGATTTTGGTAATATTTGGCGTTTAAAAGATAATCCGGACTTTCCGGGATCTCAGTTTCAGTTTAAAAGGCTTTGGAGCCAGATGGCTATTGGTACCGGTTTTGGGTTAAGATTTGATGTTTCTTTCTTTGTGTTTAGATTGGACGCGGGATTAAAGCTTAAAGATCCGCAATTCTCTGGTTCAGACCAATGGATAGGTAAATACTATTTCGACAGACAGGCAAAAAGAGCATTTAAAAATAGATATGCAATAACCAATAATCCCGATCGGTATAGCACCACGCAGATACAGTTTGGTATAGGAATGCCTTTTTAA
- a CDS encoding TrmH family RNA methyltransferase, with protein MLSKSQISFIKSLQQKKFRKEHNLFIVEGLKSITEFLASKYQVQTIYCLSKDIPNLPKLSQKQKVFEITEQELTKISSLQNPQEALALIEIPQLDVNVLEIEKEINLVLDGVQDPGNLGTIIRTADWFGFSNIICSKNTVDVYNPKVVQATMGSLARVNVSYVDLPAYLIAQQLPKFGTLLDGKNIYHQDWPEAGFLILGSEGNGISDEIISLLDGSVTIPKLGQTESLNVGIAAAICCSEIKRKSLK; from the coding sequence ATGCTTTCAAAATCTCAAATAAGTTTCATCAAGTCTCTCCAACAAAAAAAATTCCGTAAAGAACACAACTTATTTATTGTTGAAGGCTTAAAATCTATAACAGAATTTTTGGCCTCAAAGTATCAAGTTCAAACAATATATTGCTTAAGCAAAGACATTCCAAATTTGCCTAAATTATCTCAAAAACAAAAGGTTTTTGAAATAACCGAACAGGAACTAACAAAAATAAGTTCCCTGCAAAATCCTCAGGAAGCACTTGCTTTGATAGAAATACCACAATTGGACGTAAATGTTTTAGAAATCGAGAAGGAAATTAACCTTGTTTTAGATGGTGTACAGGATCCGGGCAATTTAGGAACTATAATAAGAACAGCAGATTGGTTTGGCTTTTCTAATATCATTTGCTCTAAAAATACCGTAGATGTCTATAACCCTAAAGTAGTGCAAGCAACCATGGGTTCACTTGCTCGGGTAAATGTTTCTTATGTCGACTTACCTGCTTATTTAATCGCTCAACAGTTACCAAAATTCGGCACTTTATTAGACGGGAAAAATATTTATCATCAGGATTGGCCAGAGGCAGGCTTTCTAATTCTTGGAAGTGAAGGAAATGGTATTTCAGACGAAATAATCTCATTACTAGATGGTTCTGTAACCATTCCCAAATTAGGACAAACCGAATCGCTTAATGTTGGCATTGCAGCAGCGATTTGTTGTTCAGAGATTAAAAGAAAATCTCTAAAATAA